From the genome of Danio aesculapii chromosome 16, fDanAes4.1, whole genome shotgun sequence, one region includes:
- the LOC130243017 gene encoding uncharacterized protein LOC130243017 isoform X1, which yields MMDAIKCVALLLLARLFAAVSGVSQGRRSDFVLLKDSYMFPYNASICEHAGWRKSFPTDAAIGRYRNQLCSIEANFGADFSCVGNQLLLKKAKSTDLGTYVFICNKAENQLKLDVLYALKVNAVERADVTLDCTAALSDKDVTWLFNNGTALHYEKGGLITPGKGFEGRVSLEKDSFRTGDFSLTITNLRSADEGVYRCFVDQETTKGYPHTYKLDVNKNPEQTACPCTEASDHKTTTTIIILALSVVLLAICLLVLGILYYKACSQTQNREPDNTPTSETEHTPLNNNTANNHTPLIELSVQESSTMKPDSSVTTFYTAE from the exons TTTCAGGAGTCAGCCAGGGTCGTCGCTCAGACTTCGTCTTACTGAAGGACTCGTATATGTTCCCCTATAACGCCAGCATCTGCGAACACGCCGGGTGGAGAAAGAGTTTCCCTACAGACGCAGCGATCGGCAGATACAGGAATCAGCTCTGCTCAATTGAAGCTAATTTTGGAGCAGATTTCAGCTGTGTTGGAAACCAGCTGCTCCTCAAAAAGGCAAAGAGCACTGATCTGGGCACCTACGTGTTCATCTGTAATAAGGCAGAAAATCAACTTAAACTTGACGTTTTGT ACGCTCTGAAGGTGAACGCAGTGGAGAGAGCAGACGTCACTTTAGACTGTACTGCTGCGCTCAGTGACAAAGACGTGACGTGGCTCTTCAATAACGGGACAGCTCTCCATTATGAAAAGGGTGGATTAATAACCCCTGGGAAAGGCTTCGAGGGCAGAGTTTCGCTGGAGAAGGATAGTTTCAGGACTGGCGATTTCTCCCTGACCATCACTAACCTCCGCAGCGCAGATGAAGGGGTTTATCGCTGTTTTGTGGACCAGGAGACCACTAAAGGATACCCACACACATACAAGCTGGATGTTAACA AGAATCCGGAGCAGACAGCCTGCCCCTGCACTGAAGCATCTGATCATaaaaccaccaccaccatcatcatttTGGCTCTTAGCGTGGTCCTCTTGGCCATCTGCCTTTTAGTTTTGGGGATTCTCTATTACAAAGCATGCAGTCAGACTCAAAACCGTGAACCAGATAATACACCAACTTCTGAAACTGAACACACGCCGCTTAATAACAACACAGCCAATAACCACACTCCATTAATAGAGCTTTCTGTTCAGGAGAGCAGCACAATGAAACCTGACAGCAGCGTTACTACATTTTACACTGCAGAGTGA
- the LOC130243017 gene encoding uncharacterized protein LOC130243017 isoform X2: MFPYNASICEHAGWRKSFPTDAAIGRYRNQLCSIEANFGADFSCVGNQLLLKKAKSTDLGTYVFICNKAENQLKLDVLYALKVNAVERADVTLDCTAALSDKDVTWLFNNGTALHYEKGGLITPGKGFEGRVSLEKDSFRTGDFSLTITNLRSADEGVYRCFVDQETTKGYPHTYKLDVNKNPEQTACPCTEASDHKTTTTIIILALSVVLLAICLLVLGILYYKACSQTQNREPDNTPTSETEHTPLNNNTANNHTPLIELSVQESSTMKPDSSVTTFYTAE; encoded by the exons ATGTTCCCCTATAACGCCAGCATCTGCGAACACGCCGGGTGGAGAAAGAGTTTCCCTACAGACGCAGCGATCGGCAGATACAGGAATCAGCTCTGCTCAATTGAAGCTAATTTTGGAGCAGATTTCAGCTGTGTTGGAAACCAGCTGCTCCTCAAAAAGGCAAAGAGCACTGATCTGGGCACCTACGTGTTCATCTGTAATAAGGCAGAAAATCAACTTAAACTTGACGTTTTGT ACGCTCTGAAGGTGAACGCAGTGGAGAGAGCAGACGTCACTTTAGACTGTACTGCTGCGCTCAGTGACAAAGACGTGACGTGGCTCTTCAATAACGGGACAGCTCTCCATTATGAAAAGGGTGGATTAATAACCCCTGGGAAAGGCTTCGAGGGCAGAGTTTCGCTGGAGAAGGATAGTTTCAGGACTGGCGATTTCTCCCTGACCATCACTAACCTCCGCAGCGCAGATGAAGGGGTTTATCGCTGTTTTGTGGACCAGGAGACCACTAAAGGATACCCACACACATACAAGCTGGATGTTAACA AGAATCCGGAGCAGACAGCCTGCCCCTGCACTGAAGCATCTGATCATaaaaccaccaccaccatcatcatttTGGCTCTTAGCGTGGTCCTCTTGGCCATCTGCCTTTTAGTTTTGGGGATTCTCTATTACAAAGCATGCAGTCAGACTCAAAACCGTGAACCAGATAATACACCAACTTCTGAAACTGAACACACGCCGCTTAATAACAACACAGCCAATAACCACACTCCATTAATAGAGCTTTCTGTTCAGGAGAGCAGCACAATGAAACCTGACAGCAGCGTTACTACATTTTACACTGCAGAGTGA